One window from the genome of Mucilaginibacter ginsenosidivorans encodes:
- a CDS encoding LLM class flavin-dependent oxidoreductase, whose product MNTKQIRLSVLDQSPVRKGVTAEQAVKETIELAKYTDQLGYTRFWISEHHNTGSLAGSTPEVLLAYLGGQTQNIRIGSGGVMMPNHSTLKVAENFRMLEALFPGRVDLGMGRAPGTDRLTASVLNPSNQFGGQEFVNQLYDLLNYFHDRGEPGTPQSKIRAIPQVQTIPDMWLLSSSGESGLLAAHFGMGLSFAHFINPIGGPQAVSAYRERFKPSEDQAEPAASVAIFVFCSEDEEKIRRHQAVMDFRFNQFEQGKGIVPIAYEDVKSVTYTLNEQERIMHNRKRVITGTPVQMKEKLTRLADDYDVDEIIAVTITEDFDDRLESYRLLAEQFALVNGD is encoded by the coding sequence ATGAACACAAAACAAATCCGCCTCAGCGTGCTCGACCAATCGCCGGTGCGTAAGGGCGTTACTGCAGAACAAGCTGTAAAGGAAACCATCGAATTAGCAAAATATACCGACCAGTTGGGCTACACCCGCTTCTGGATATCGGAACATCATAACACAGGCAGCCTGGCGGGCTCAACACCCGAGGTTTTACTGGCTTACCTGGGCGGTCAAACGCAAAACATCCGCATAGGCTCGGGCGGGGTGATGATGCCTAACCACAGCACATTAAAAGTAGCCGAGAATTTCCGGATGTTGGAAGCACTGTTCCCCGGCCGGGTTGATCTGGGTATGGGTCGCGCTCCCGGTACCGACCGGCTGACGGCGTCGGTGTTAAACCCTTCGAATCAATTTGGCGGGCAGGAGTTTGTTAATCAACTGTATGATCTGCTCAACTATTTTCACGACCGTGGCGAACCGGGCACCCCGCAATCCAAAATAAGGGCCATCCCACAGGTGCAAACCATCCCCGATATGTGGCTGCTAAGTTCAAGCGGCGAGAGCGGCTTGCTTGCCGCGCATTTTGGCATGGGCCTGTCGTTCGCGCATTTTATCAACCCCATCGGCGGACCGCAGGCAGTATCGGCCTACCGCGAACGCTTTAAACCTTCGGAGGACCAGGCAGAACCGGCCGCCAGCGTTGCCATTTTTGTTTTTTGTTCGGAAGATGAGGAAAAGATAAGGCGGCACCAGGCAGTGATGGACTTTCGCTTCAACCAGTTCGAGCAGGGAAAAGGCATTGTGCCGATAGCTTATGAGGATGTAAAGAGCGTAACCTATACCCTTAACGAGCAGGAACGCATTATGCATAACCGCAAGCGCGTTATAACCGGTACGCCGGTTCAAATGAAAGAGAAGCTGACCAGGCTGGCCGATGATTATGATGTGGACGAGATCATCGCCGTAACCATTACCGAGGATTTTGATGACAGGCTGGAGTCGTACCGGTTATTGGCGGAACAGTTTGCTTTAGTGAACGGTGATTAG